TGTCTTTCTTTTTAAATTCATTAAAAAAGGATATAAGCTGTTGTCTTATAACTTCACATATATTAATTGATTTCATTTCTAATTTAAAGTCTTTTGAGTCCATCTTTGAAATTTCAAAAAACTCTTCCAACATATCATAGAGATAATTTCCCTTAGTATAAACTATTTTTATGTATCTATTTATTTCATCCTGGCTTAAATTAGAGTCATTTAGTATAAGTTCTATATATCCAAGAATTGAAGTAAGTGGTGTCCTTAAATCATGTGATATATTTGAGATCATTTTTTTCCTTGATTCTTCACTTACAACATTCTTCTTTTCAATATGTTGGAGCTTTTCTATAAGACTATTTATCTTTATAGTTAATTTGCTAAGACATTTTATATGAGTTTGAAGTCTTATTCTCTGATTGGAGTTTCCATTAAGTATATCATCTATATATTTACATATGCCATTTATATTTTTATAAAGATGCAGTAGTAATATTGAAAGAAAAATTATTATAGATATGAGTATGTAAGTAACTATGTTCATATTATTCACCCAGTTTGTATCCTATACCCCAAACAGTTGATATATATTTAGGGTTGTTTGGAGTATCTTCAATTTTATTTCTCAGTCTTTTTATATGTACCATTACAGTATTATCATCATGTATATATTTATTTTCCCATACATTATTAAATATTTGAGCTTTTGTAAATACCCTGTCTGGATTTTCAAGAAAAA
This window of the Clostridium kluyveri DSM 555 genome carries:
- a CDS encoding sensor histidine kinase; translated protein: MNIVTYILISIIIFLSILLLHLYKNINGICKYIDDILNGNSNQRIRLQTHIKCLSKLTIKINSLIEKLQHIEKKNVVSEESRKKMISNISHDLRTPLTSILGYIELILNDSNLSQDEINRYIKIVYTKGNYLYDMLEEFFEISKMDSKDFKLEMKSINICEVIRQQLISFFNEFKKKDIEPELNVQKDNIYVNADEKALNRILNNIISNILKHGKNSTKICVDISCTKNTVFISIWDNGLGIPQDEINYVFDRLYTVEKSRKSNLKSSGLGLSIVKKLVESLGGTISVSSIPLKRTEFKFTLDRDVRKL